The Desulfohalovibrio reitneri genome contains a region encoding:
- a CDS encoding TetR/AcrR family transcriptional regulator, which yields MSGRRAEMARAALDVASERGLAGVTLAAVAERCGVVPSALYRHFPGREGLGLAMLEEAEKRIENQRRLATEAHGSALDRLGLLLEGLAGEVAATPALAELLFADPAARADGEHRRRQLAVLRGLIGEVADLLRRAQAEGEARWDISPGRAATCLVSSQAGPALLASITAGEFDPLAQARFAWSLLLPGLRKQHAD from the coding sequence ATGAGTGGCAGACGCGCGGAAATGGCCCGGGCGGCACTGGACGTGGCCTCGGAGCGCGGTTTGGCCGGCGTGACCCTGGCGGCCGTGGCCGAGCGGTGCGGGGTGGTTCCCTCGGCGTTGTACCGGCACTTTCCCGGCCGCGAGGGACTGGGTTTGGCCATGCTGGAGGAGGCGGAGAAGCGCATTGAAAACCAGCGGCGGCTGGCTACGGAGGCGCACGGTTCCGCCCTGGACCGGCTCGGGCTGCTGCTGGAGGGGCTGGCCGGGGAAGTGGCCGCCACCCCGGCCCTGGCCGAGCTGCTCTTCGCCGACCCCGCCGCCCGCGCGGACGGGGAGCACCGCCGCCGCCAGCTGGCCGTGCTTCGCGGGCTCATCGGCGAGGTGGCCGACCTGCTTCGCCGCGCCCAGGCCGAGGGCGAGGCGCGCTGGGACATCTCCCCAGGCCGCGCGGCCACCTGCCTGGTCTCCAGCCAGGCCGGACCGGCCCTGCTGGCCTCGATCACGGCCGGGGAGTTCGACCCCCTGGCCCAGGCGCGCTTCGCCTGGAGTCTGCTGCTGCCCGGACTGCGCAAGCAACACGCCGATTGA
- a CDS encoding AAA family ATPase, translating to MSIISISRDSYSHGQEIARRVSEALGFDNVAREVILEAAQKFDVPEKRIESALSENPRGLRALFSNKDRHLAFFKAAFFERMRSGGVVYHGLAGHAFLQDVPGALKVRLVASMDDRVREEMRREGLTEETARRRLEKLDEARREWSMAIYGVDNHDVNFYDLVINLSSMSVDEAVETIVDLAGHKAFEETGETFRTLEDKALAARAEAEVLRSFDKVRARCEEGHCYISVEAPLLAEETVARKVRAIAMNVEGVREVTAGVHMGDSSLAA from the coding sequence ATGTCCATCATCAGCATTTCCCGCGATTCATACAGCCACGGCCAGGAAATCGCCCGCCGCGTCTCCGAGGCCCTCGGCTTCGACAACGTGGCCCGCGAGGTCATCCTGGAGGCCGCCCAGAAGTTCGACGTGCCCGAAAAGCGCATCGAGAGCGCACTGAGCGAGAACCCCCGCGGTCTGCGCGCCCTGTTCTCCAACAAGGACCGGCACCTGGCCTTCTTCAAGGCCGCCTTCTTCGAGCGCATGCGCTCCGGCGGCGTGGTCTACCACGGCCTGGCCGGACACGCCTTCCTGCAGGACGTTCCCGGCGCGCTGAAGGTGCGCCTGGTGGCCTCCATGGACGACCGCGTGCGCGAGGAGATGCGCCGCGAAGGCCTGACCGAGGAGACCGCCCGCCGCCGCCTGGAGAAGCTGGACGAGGCCCGCCGCGAGTGGTCCATGGCCATCTACGGCGTGGACAACCACGATGTGAACTTCTACGACTTGGTCATCAACCTCTCCTCCATGAGCGTGGACGAAGCCGTGGAAACCATCGTCGACTTGGCCGGGCACAAGGCCTTCGAAGAAACCGGCGAGACCTTCCGCACCCTCGAGGACAAGGCCCTGGCCGCCCGCGCCGAGGCCGAGGTGCTGCGCTCCTTCGACAAGGTGCGCGCCCGCTGCGAGGAAGGCCACTGCTACATCAGCGTGGAAGCCCCCCTGCTGGCCGAGGAGACCGTGGCCCGCAAGGTCCGCGCCATCGCCATGAACGTCGAGGGCGTGCGCGAAGTGACCGCCGGGGTCCACATGGGCGACTCCTCCCTGGCCGCCTAA
- a CDS encoding sigma-54-dependent transcriptional regulator has product MQGRILIYDDDPVCLERLIEVLTSLGHQVDMELELNRTLSRLERDEFDLVLINTRDPATDEVEAMTRVKAIRPDVEVIIVTGDPSVSEAVTAIKHGAFHYLSKPFKAEEMAALAQKAMEKRMLTIEVNELREMLGSRTGPKLIGRSPAIQRLKKSMRRVAPLDCTVLITGETGAGKELVARMIHQMSPRADRKFLAVNCGALSEELLSNELFGHEREAFTGASHTRKGLFEAAEGGTLMLDEIGDTSPSMQVQLLRVLQERAFIRVGGTEEIPMDVRVLAATNRDLAADAESGSFREDLYYRLNVFTLRIPPLRERRDDIPLFVRYFLDKYGAEFGKNVERVSDEVMGALLSHPFPGNVRELENLLERAIILCDGPTITLDHLPRSLRDQPSCLEVPDSPEAMPSLAEMERRYIQRVLGAVDGKKTEAAKILGINRASLWRKLKRQENGQGE; this is encoded by the coding sequence ATGCAAGGCCGCATCCTCATCTATGATGACGACCCGGTCTGCCTGGAGCGGCTCATCGAGGTCCTGACCTCGCTTGGACACCAGGTGGACATGGAGCTGGAGTTGAACCGGACCTTGTCGCGCCTGGAGCGGGACGAGTTCGACCTGGTCCTCATCAACACGCGCGACCCGGCCACCGACGAGGTGGAGGCCATGACCCGGGTCAAGGCCATCCGGCCGGACGTGGAGGTCATCATCGTCACCGGCGACCCCTCGGTGAGCGAGGCGGTCACGGCCATCAAGCACGGAGCCTTCCACTACCTTTCCAAGCCCTTCAAGGCGGAGGAAATGGCCGCCCTGGCCCAGAAGGCCATGGAAAAGCGCATGCTGACCATCGAGGTCAACGAACTGCGGGAAATGCTTGGCAGCCGCACCGGCCCCAAGCTCATCGGCCGCTCCCCGGCCATCCAGCGGCTGAAAAAGTCCATGCGGCGGGTGGCCCCCCTGGACTGCACCGTGCTCATCACCGGCGAGACAGGCGCGGGCAAGGAACTGGTGGCGCGCATGATCCATCAGATGAGCCCCCGCGCCGACCGCAAATTCCTGGCGGTGAACTGTGGCGCGCTGTCCGAGGAACTGCTCTCCAACGAGCTGTTCGGCCACGAGCGGGAGGCCTTCACCGGAGCCAGCCACACACGCAAGGGGCTGTTCGAGGCGGCCGAGGGCGGCACCCTCATGCTGGACGAGATCGGCGACACCTCTCCCTCCATGCAGGTGCAGCTTTTGCGCGTACTGCAGGAACGCGCCTTCATCCGCGTGGGCGGCACCGAGGAGATCCCCATGGACGTGCGGGTGCTGGCGGCCACCAACCGCGACCTGGCTGCGGACGCCGAATCCGGCTCCTTCCGCGAGGACCTGTACTACCGCCTCAACGTCTTCACCCTGCGCATTCCCCCTCTGCGGGAGCGGCGCGACGACATCCCCTTGTTCGTGCGCTATTTCCTGGACAAGTACGGCGCGGAGTTCGGCAAAAACGTGGAGCGCGTCTCGGACGAGGTCATGGGCGCACTGCTCTCCCACCCTTTTCCGGGCAACGTGCGCGAGCTGGAGAACCTGCTGGAGCGGGCCATCATCCTCTGCGACGGCCCCACCATCACCCTGGACCACCTGCCACGCTCCCTGCGCGACCAGCCCTCCTGCCTTGAGGTGCCGGACTCGCCCGAGGCCATGCCCTCCCTGGCGGAGATGGAGCGGCGCTACATCCAGCGGGTGCTGGGCGCGGTGGACGGCAAGAAGACCGAAGCGGCCAAAATACTCGGCATCAACAGGGCCTCGCTGTGGCGCAAGCTCAAGCGGCAGGAGAACGGCCAGGGCGAATGA
- a CDS encoding helix-turn-helix domain-containing protein, with amino-acid sequence MVAANRSARRLFRGKAPSLRGLNLRDLLAEGADEAAGRLHRLQPGERTALDLEGLGPDGSFSARAAASRLDLERSDSFHLLVRDRSERLRLEDELAEQRGRAEDMEVTLRNVLSATGEAERDFRRDLAGRVEREVLPVIRRIVDEPDRSRRAGYRRALTDSLLGLAQGGSTSLDARLLCLTPAEIDVCRLVQGGASSREAARELGVTFDTIQTHRRSIRRKLGLRGTPTSLCAFLKTIPPIP; translated from the coding sequence GTGGTTGCCGCCAACCGGTCCGCCCGCCGCCTCTTCCGGGGCAAGGCCCCCTCCCTGCGCGGCCTGAATCTGCGCGACCTGCTGGCCGAGGGCGCGGACGAGGCCGCCGGGCGGCTGCATCGGCTTCAGCCCGGGGAGCGCACCGCCCTGGATCTGGAGGGTCTTGGCCCTGACGGTTCCTTTTCCGCCAGAGCCGCGGCCTCGCGGCTGGACCTGGAGCGGTCCGACTCCTTCCATCTTCTTGTGCGCGACCGCAGCGAGCGGCTGCGGCTGGAGGACGAGCTGGCCGAGCAGCGCGGCCGGGCCGAGGACATGGAAGTCACCCTGCGCAACGTGCTCTCGGCCACGGGCGAGGCGGAGCGCGATTTCCGCCGCGACCTGGCCGGCAGGGTGGAGCGGGAGGTGCTGCCGGTCATCCGCCGCATCGTGGACGAGCCGGACCGCTCCCGCCGGGCGGGCTACCGGCGCGCCCTGACCGACAGCCTGCTGGGGCTGGCCCAGGGCGGCTCCACCTCCCTGGACGCGCGGCTTCTCTGCCTCACCCCGGCGGAAATCGACGTCTGCCGCCTGGTGCAGGGCGGGGCCAGCAGCCGCGAAGCCGCGCGCGAACTGGGCGTAACCTTCGACACCATCCAGACCCACCGCCGCTCCATCCGCCGCAAGCTGGGCCTGCGGGGCACGCCCACCTCGTTGTGCGCCTTCCTCAAGACAATCCCTCCCATTCCCTGA